The Rhinolophus sinicus isolate RSC01 linkage group LG15, ASM3656204v1, whole genome shotgun sequence region AAACTAGGTCACCTGCTCCGTGGGCCTCATCTGGATGTCTCCAATCTGCAGAAGGCACAAGGCTTGAAGCAGCCAGGACACTCTCCCCGATGCCCTTAAGgcctccctgctctcctcctcTGGGGATAGTTGGGCTTCTCCAGCATGTGAACAGCCAAGGCCAGACTTACCTGGACATGTGGGGGTGCGCTGAGCACATAGATGACAGCCTCGGCCACATCTTCGGGTTTGAGACACTGAGAGCAGCAGGGGAAAGGGGGGTTGAGATGAAAGCAGAATGGCTCTAAGTTCCCTCCCACCACTGGGGTCCTCTCCAGCATCCACATTCCCATCCCAACCCTCCAGGAGGGGTGACGGGCTGGCTAGAAAGGTGGGGTCTGAAGGCCAGggttcccttccctctgccttcatTTAGTGTGAGTGGCTCCATCAGGCCCGCAGGGAGGCCCCACCTTTATGTGTTCATAGGTGGCAGCTGCCTTCTCAGGGTCCTTGTCATGGAGTTTGAAGGCGAATTGTGTCTCCACCAGTCCTGGAGAGATGCACTGGGCCAACAGAGAGGGCCTGCTCAGGAGCTGAGCTtcggcccacccccaccccaatcagAGGCCAGGCCTTGGGGAGATTGGAGGGAAAGGATGGAAGCCATAGGGCCCCAGCTTCACAGTGATGGCTGCTCCATGTCCATTAGCTGCCTCCTCCCTCCAAAGCTGTCACTGGCAATTATCACAATGGTCTCTACCATCTACAGAGCCCTTACTATAAGCCAGgtaaatgttttacaaaatggTGTCTCAAAAAAAACTCATAACCTGATAGATATTATCATCTCTATTTAACCAATGAGAAGACCGAGGCTTAGAGAAGTTCagtgagttgcccaaggtcatttgGCCTTCAAGGGAAGAGCCCAGAGTCCTGGTTTCCAGCCATTATGCACCTGGTTTACCACAATCCTTTGCTTTCCCTCAGTCTCACCCCACCATGTTCCATTCAGGCCAGTCCCCTCCCACCTCAAAGTCAGTGAAACAAGTACTGAGCAGGGCCACACAagtagtggcagagccaggagctcTGTGCTCAGTACACTCCCAGGGGTTCTACGGTAAGCCACACACCCCGGACAGACACCCCTGGGCAGTgtgtatggggggtggggagggtcccCAGCAGGGCCAGGCCACACCCTCACCGTAGCTCGGATGTGGGTCTGGGCCTCCCGAAGCTCTTGCCTCAGTCCCTCTGTCAGTGCAGTGACGGCATACTTGGTAGCACTATAGAAATGGATCACAGACTGGGGTAACACTCGGTGGCCAGACATGCTGAgtagagggagggaaggagaaagaagtgaGTGATGCTCCAGGGGGACCAGCAATGCCCTCTGCTGGGCCAGCCAACCATATCACCTAGATGCCACAGGGAAGCCTGCTACAGACGACCTTGAGAGGCCATCCTTGCAGCCCATGAATCTAGCTTGTTATTTCAGCAGCTCCCTACTCGTTTAGCAGTCTTCCCTCTGTGGACCACAGAGTCCATTCTCCTGGTCATGCAGGCTGTCAAAGTTCCCTCAATTTCATCTGCCTATTCACGGATATGGTTCTACTGGGAGATCTCTGGGGGCAGAGGCCATGTCTCCCTGCTCAGACTGGGAGCTACCCAATGATACTGTGTCGCCTTTCTTTGTACGATGaggtggggttcattccagggccTGAGGAATAGAAAACCTCAGTGCCAGGAGAGCCCCCAGGCTTTAGCTGCAAAAAGAAGGGGCTGAGCCACCCATTCCAGCCAACTAGGGGTGGCACTTGACATACACTATTCTTTCCCTCACCATAATCATATTATTTGGGTGTTAACTGAGTATTAAATCCCTATTTTACCACCAAGGAAACAGGTCCAAAGAGGTGCCATGAGCTGCAGCAGATCACCCAGCTTGGAGTGGTGAGTGGTGAGCTGCTCTAGCCCTCGGCCACCTGCCTCACCTGTTGATGTTAATGATGTGCCCGTCGTCCACCTTCCGCTCCTTCATGGACTGGTAGGCTTCCCGTGTGCAGATGCTGAGAGCCAACACATTCACCTGCAGGCCAGGGAGGGCAATGGGGTGTCTCCAGCATGGGTCCATCTGAGGTGAGGGAGCCAAGACAACCCGGGGGATGGGGGGGAGAGCATTCCCGAGCACTGTCCAGGTCCTAGCAGAGGCCAACAATGGGCCCAGGGCACCTTGCCTTAGGTGCTCCTCCCCCTAAAGCCACCAGCACCAGCTGACGGCAGAGGCAGCTCCTCTCCCTGCAAACAGAAATGGAAATCCCCTAAACTGACCCATGATTCAGGAACCTTCCCTGTCTTGGCTGTTTGCCCTGTAAACAGCAGAACCTCTGCCTTAGGGAAccatctccttttcttccccaaataCCCTGCTCTT contains the following coding sequences:
- the DHRS11 gene encoding dehydrogenase/reductase SDR family member 11 isoform X1 — its product is MARAGMERWRDRLALVTGASGGIGAAVVRALVQQGLKVVGCARTVSSIEELAAECKSAGYPGTLIPYRCDLSNEEDILSMFSAIRCQHSGVDICINNAGLARPDTLLSGSTSGWNEMFNMDPCWRHPIALPGLQVNVLALSICTREAYQSMKERKVDDGHIININSMSGHRVLPQSVIHFYSATKYAVTALTEGLRQELREAQTHIRATCISPGLVETQFAFKLHDKDPEKAAATYEHIKCLKPEDVAEAVIYVLSAPPHVQIGDIQMRPTEQVT
- the DHRS11 gene encoding dehydrogenase/reductase SDR family member 11 isoform X2, whose translation is MARAGMERWRDRLALVTGASGGIGAAVVRALVQQGLKVVGCARTVSSIEELAAECKSAGYPGTLIPYRCDLSNEEDILSMFSAIRCQHSGVDICINNAGLARPDTLLSGSTSGWNEMFNVNVLALSICTREAYQSMKERKVDDGHIININSMSGHRVLPQSVIHFYSATKYAVTALTEGLRQELREAQTHIRATCISPGLVETQFAFKLHDKDPEKAAATYEHIKCLKPEDVAEAVIYVLSAPPHVQIGDIQMRPTEQVT
- the DHRS11 gene encoding dehydrogenase/reductase SDR family member 11 isoform X3 codes for the protein MARAGMERWRDRLALVTGASGGIGAAVVRALVQQGLKVVGCARTVSSIEELAAECKSAGYPGTLIPYRCDLSNEEDILSMFSAIRCQHSGVDICINNAGLARPDTLLSGSTSGWNEMFNMDPCWRHPIALPGLQVNVLALSICTREAYQSMKERKVDDGHIININSMSGHRVLPQSVIHFYSATKYAVTALTEGLRQELREAQTHIRATCLKPEDVAEAVIYVLSAPPHVQIGDIQMRPTEQVT